The genomic segment AGTACATCGTCAGCGGCAGCTCCGTCAGCCTCTCCCCGACCCGAGTTCCGCCACCGGGCGCCGACAACGCCGTGCGACCCTCCTCCGCGCCACGGCCGTCCATCGACCAGCCGAGGTAGATCATCATGTCGGCGACCGCCGACGGCGGCAGCAGCGTTTCATAGCGGCCGGCGGGCAGCTCGACCGTGCGGTTCGCCCAGCCCAGCCGCATCGCGAGGTCGTCGAGCAGGCTGTCGGTGGGGACATCGGTGAACCACGGAGTGCTGATCCCCGCCCATGCGCTGGCGCCGTCGCGTTTGGCGTTGATCTCCACGGTTCCGGTGGGTTGGGTGAAGCGCCGGCGGATCCCGGTCGAGGTGGCCAGGAACGTCGTCTCGACGACGTGGTGGGCGTAGCCGTACAACCGATCGGCGCGCCCGAAGCCCGCCGACAACGATTCCGCGACATCGGCGAACACCCCGGCACCGGTCTCGGGCACCGGCTCGTTCCAGTCGTCGGGTAGACCACTGCCGGTCAACAACAGGGCGCTGTCGCGGGCGTCGGGTGCAGCGTGCGCGGCGTGTTCGGCGGCGGCCACCAGCACCGCGATCGCGGCGGGGTTGACGTCGCTGCTGCGCACGGCGCCGGTGTGCGATGTATTTCCTTTGCGCACAATCGAAATCACGGTGGTGGACCGAGTGGTCGAGACACCGTTGGTGGTCATCGAGTTCCCGGCCCACCGCAGTGCCGCCGCGGCCCGGTCGGTGACGATGACGATGGTTTCGTCGACGGTCGCGGCCTGCAGCGCCAGTTCGACGACCTGCTGTGCGGGAATCATGAGTGGCTCGCTTCTTCGCGCGTGTTGAGCACATTCACGCCGCGGAACAACGCCGATGGGCAGCCGTGACTGACTGCCGCGACCTGCCCGGGCTGGGCCTTGCCGCAGTTGAACGCCCCACCCAGTTGCCATGTCGCCGGCCCGCCAACGGCTTCCATCGAATTCCAGAAATCGGTGGTGGTTGCCTGATAGGCGACGTCACGCAGCTGACCGTCCAACCGTCCGTCGCGGATCCGGTAGAACCGCTGGCCGGTGAACTGAAAGTTGTAGCGCTGCATGTCAATCGACCACGACTTGTCGCCGACGATGTAGATCCCGTTCTCGACTCGGGCGATCAGCT from the Mycolicibacterium crocinum genome contains:
- a CDS encoding metallopeptidase TldD-related protein, with translation MIPAQQVVELALQAATVDETIVIVTDRAAAALRWAGNSMTTNGVSTTRSTTVISIVRKGNTSHTGAVRSSDVNPAAIAVLVAAAEHAAHAAPDARDSALLLTGSGLPDDWNEPVPETGAGVFADVAESLSAGFGRADRLYGYAHHVVETTFLATSTGIRRRFTQPTGTVEINAKRDGASAWAGISTPWFTDVPTDSLLDDLAMRLGWANRTVELPAGRYETLLPPSAVADMMIYLGWSMDGRGAEEGRTALSAPGGGTRVGERLTELPLTMYSDPFAPGLECAPFVAATTGSEAVSVFDNGLDIGRVDWIRDGSINALAYPRAAAAEFGTVPAVPADNLLMTGGSAELADMVAATERGLLLTTLWYIRTVDPTTLLLTGLTRDGVYLIEDGEVTGAVNNFRFNESPLDLLRRATEAGLPEQTLPREWGDWATRAVMPTLRIPDFHMSSVSQAQ